From one Rhipicephalus microplus isolate Deutch F79 unplaced genomic scaffold, USDA_Rmic scaffold_1046, whole genome shotgun sequence genomic stretch:
- the LOC142796044 gene encoding uncharacterized protein LOC142796044 produces the protein AERASILSALSRKLLLADDVDLESVAARTEYFSGADLQALLYTAQLEVVHEVFPEDELHGDSPGRRFDCSWSSDDSPLLGESEFFYAPSVSQGPTEPVPDKARQLQQEVSALSENLLGQGPRRQQHRRSRRDSTALALSIHQRHLEQALANTSASISAVERSKFDAIYSLFRSGSSLAELRMAAGQRVTLA, from the exons GCTGAGCGTGCCAGCATCCTGTCGGCGCTGAGCCGCAAGCTTCTCCTGGCCGACGACGTGGACCTGGAGTCCGTGGCGGCGCGCACCGAGTACTTCTCCGGCGCCGACTTGCAGGCGCTGCTGTACACGGCGCAGCTGGAAGTCGTCCACGAGGTTTTCCCCGAGGATG AGCTCCACGGAGACAGCCCGGGTCGGCGCTTCGACTGTTCGTGGTCGTCGGACGATTCACCGCTCCTGGGAGAGTCCGAGTTCTTCTACGCACCTTCGGTCAGCCAGGGCCCCACGGAGCCCGTGCCCGACAAGGCTCGCCAGCTGCAGCAGGAG GTAAGCGCTCTCTCCGAGAATTTGCTGGGCCAGGGCCCGAGACGGCAGCAGCACCGCCGATCTCGGAGGGACAGCACTGCCCTGGCGCTGAGCATCCACCAGCGGCACCTGGAGCAGGCGCTCGCCAACACGTCCGCCTCCATCTCAGCCGTCGAGAGGAGCAAGTTCGACGCCAT ATACTCTCTCTTCCGGTCGGGCTCGTCGCTCGCCGAGCTTCGGATGGCAGCCGGACAGCGTGTCACGCTGGCCTGA